A single Terriglobales bacterium DNA region contains:
- the tssH gene encoding type VI secretion system ATPase TssH translates to MSINLKSLIGRLNDSTRGTLEAAAGLCLSRTHYDIEPEHFLLKLLDKPDTDVPMVLKHFGVDKSKLTADLNRSIDKFKSGNARTPAISPSLLRALTEGWTIGSLNYSAGQVRSGFVLLALLSEDDLSRLMREISPREFEKINLESLRKDFFALTQMSSETASPLAADGGIAQAAPGAPAGGGKTPHLDQYTTNLTENARKGKIDPVLGRDSEIRQIIDILMRRRQNNPILTGEAGVGKTAVVEGFALRLAKGDVPPPLKKVNLHSLDLALLQAGAGVKGEFENRLKGLIEEVKSSPSPIILFIDEAHTMIGAGGQAGQNDAANLLKPALARGELRTIAATTWSEYKKYFEKDAALARRFQVVKVEEPEEDQCSTMLRGIVASLEKHHNLRILDEAVTATVKLSNRYLAGRQLPDKAVSVLDTACARLALGQNATPPAIEDAVRRLDDLEVQQRILERETAVGADHQQRLAAIAEERTQVSARLDSLQSRWEKETNLVQKIREIRTQLEGAVASAPVAQDGGAAAAPALNPEVSTESLAKLEAELEALQGDEPLMRVCVDTQTVSEVISGWTGIPVGKMVRDEIGSVLDLSQQLGVRVIGQNHALDSIAQRIITSRASLDDPGKPVGVFLLVGPSGVGKTETALALSDLLYGGERNLITINMSEFQEAHTVSTLKGSPPGYVGYGEGGVLTEAVRRRPYSVVLLDEVEKAHPDVLELFYQVFDKGNMEDGEGREIDFKNNVILLTTNACTDTLMKLCADPETMPGSHGLVQALKPELNKIFKPAFLGRMMIVPYFPVRDEALKRIVVLKLDKIRRRLQENHAVALLYDDTLVSEIAKRCTEVESGARNIDNILSNTLLPEISRELLGRMAEGLELESVTVGIGADGKFTYSWGSGRVEVSTAEVPARTEQPAA, encoded by the coding sequence GTCCTTCTCTTCTGCGCGCGCTCACAGAAGGATGGACCATTGGCTCGCTTAATTACAGCGCAGGACAGGTCCGCTCCGGCTTCGTGCTGCTGGCGTTACTCAGTGAAGACGACCTCTCGCGGCTCATGCGCGAAATCAGTCCGCGCGAGTTCGAGAAGATCAATCTCGAGAGCCTGCGAAAGGATTTCTTTGCCCTGACACAAATGTCATCCGAGACGGCCTCGCCACTCGCGGCTGATGGCGGTATCGCTCAAGCTGCGCCGGGAGCGCCGGCCGGCGGTGGAAAGACTCCTCATCTCGATCAGTACACCACCAATCTCACCGAGAACGCTCGCAAGGGAAAGATCGATCCCGTTCTGGGACGCGATAGTGAGATCAGGCAAATCATTGACATTCTCATGCGCCGCCGTCAGAACAACCCTATTCTTACCGGCGAGGCCGGCGTCGGTAAGACCGCCGTTGTCGAGGGTTTTGCTCTACGCTTGGCGAAAGGCGATGTGCCGCCACCCTTGAAAAAAGTAAATCTTCATTCGCTCGATCTCGCCTTGCTGCAGGCCGGCGCGGGCGTAAAGGGCGAATTTGAAAATCGTTTGAAGGGGCTAATTGAAGAAGTAAAGTCCTCGCCGAGCCCGATCATTCTGTTCATCGACGAGGCCCACACTATGATTGGCGCTGGCGGGCAGGCTGGGCAGAACGACGCTGCCAACCTCTTGAAACCGGCCCTCGCGCGCGGTGAGTTGCGCACCATCGCGGCGACCACGTGGTCCGAGTACAAGAAGTATTTTGAAAAAGATGCGGCGCTCGCACGCAGATTCCAGGTAGTGAAGGTTGAGGAGCCGGAAGAAGATCAGTGCTCAACCATGCTGCGCGGCATCGTCGCGTCGCTGGAAAAGCACCACAATCTGCGGATTCTCGATGAAGCCGTTACCGCGACGGTAAAGCTGTCAAATCGTTATTTAGCCGGCCGGCAGCTTCCGGATAAAGCTGTTAGCGTGCTGGACACGGCCTGTGCTCGGCTTGCCCTGGGTCAAAACGCTACTCCTCCTGCGATCGAAGACGCAGTGCGGAGGCTGGATGATCTTGAGGTGCAGCAACGAATTCTCGAGCGCGAGACAGCGGTCGGCGCAGATCATCAGCAACGCCTGGCCGCAATTGCTGAAGAAAGAACGCAAGTCAGCGCCCGTCTGGATTCCCTGCAATCGCGTTGGGAAAAGGAAACAAATCTCGTCCAAAAGATCCGCGAGATTCGTACTCAGCTTGAAGGAGCTGTTGCTTCAGCGCCGGTTGCACAGGATGGCGGGGCAGCGGCGGCTCCGGCACTTAACCCAGAGGTCAGTACGGAATCTCTAGCCAAACTCGAAGCTGAACTTGAAGCGTTGCAAGGCGACGAGCCGTTGATGAGAGTCTGCGTCGATACGCAAACCGTCAGCGAAGTGATCTCCGGCTGGACGGGTATTCCGGTCGGCAAGATGGTGAGGGATGAGATCGGTTCCGTGCTCGATTTGAGCCAGCAACTGGGGGTTCGCGTGATTGGACAGAATCACGCACTCGACTCCATAGCGCAGCGGATTATCACCAGCCGCGCGAGTCTCGACGATCCCGGCAAACCTGTGGGCGTGTTCCTTCTCGTAGGGCCAAGCGGTGTTGGCAAAACGGAAACCGCTTTGGCGCTTTCCGATCTGCTGTACGGCGGAGAACGGAACCTGATCACAATCAATATGTCGGAGTTTCAGGAAGCGCATACCGTTTCGACGCTCAAGGGATCGCCTCCGGGATATGTCGGTTACGGCGAAGGCGGAGTGCTCACAGAAGCCGTCCGTCGCCGCCCGTATTCCGTAGTGCTGCTTGATGAAGTCGAGAAGGCCCATCCAGACGTTCTTGAGCTCTTCTACCAGGTGTTCGACAAGGGAAATATGGAAGATGGCGAGGGAAGGGAAATCGACTTCAAAAACAACGTCATTCTTCTCACCACGAACGCGTGCACCGACACGTTGATGAAGCTTTGCGCAGATCCCGAAACCATGCCTGGATCCCACGGACTGGTGCAAGCCCTCAAGCCGGAGCTGAACAAGATTTTTAAACCTGCATTCCTCGGGCGCATGATGATTGTTCCTTACTTCCCAGTCCGGGACGAAGCGCTCAAGCGCATCGTCGTGTTGAAGTTGGACAAGATCAGGCGCCGTTTGCAGGAGAATCATGCGGTCGCCCTGCTGTACGACGACACGTTGGTGAGCGAGATTGCGAAGCGGTGCACTGAAGTCGAAAGCGGCGCGCGCAATATCGACAATATCCTGAGCAATACGCTGCTGCCGGAAATCTCGCGCGAGCTACTGGGACGTATGGCGGAAGGTCTTGAACTCGAATCGGTGACAGTTGGCATTGGAGCGGATGGCAAGTTCACTTACAGCTGGGGAAGCGGACGTGTCGAAGTCTCGACCGCGGAAGTTCCAGCACGAACTGAGCAGCCTGCCGCGTAA
- the tssI gene encoding type VI secretion system tip protein TssI/VgrG, producing MATPQLKQKGRLLEVKTQLKGPYSTDALVINGLSGSEAVSSLFCFKVELLAEALPEVDVLDLNGKAVSVSMQTGDGVRYFNGIIRRIARGRGERADRGRGFRHYHAEVVPWMWLLTQRAGCRIFQDLTVPEIIKKIFEEYKGAFSDVVKYDDATTPDRHLPLDYCVQYRETDFNFVSRLMEQEGICYYFEHDDQGHKLIFSDTQTSFIPISGKSTILFEPDQGYGEREDVISDWEHAWNLKPGKYVMRDHHFELPADPLEVIEKDGFLEMYDYPGEFTARFNKPGDRLDKVKQEGEKLVRVRFEEELQGGFSYGGSSTCRNFCAGRTFKRDDPSDRLSMDTFILLSVNFSAAQTPDYISGGQTSGNPYHNSFACMPFAGAYGSAIRPKRFTPKPIIAGPQTATVTVKKGEDSWLDKFGRVRVKFHWDRDPNNDETCSCWVRVSQPWAGTNWGAHFWPRVGQEVVIEFLEGDPDRPIITGSVYNPANMPPYKLPDNYTRSGIITRSSKDGASKNFNELRFEDKKDHEQLFMNAERDMDQRVEHDMREFVACNQHLIVGASQFQAIGGEKHEHVKKDHMEKIDGDASRTVVGEHMEKVSKDFSLAIDGDRKENVKGKISVQALNRHEKINQSYALEAAQEIHLKSNLNVVIEGGVQLTIKVGGNFVSISPAGVTIQGTMVLINSGGAAGSGGGSSPSDPKAPKDVKGPQTADDGSKGGAL from the coding sequence ATGGCAACGCCACAGCTGAAACAGAAGGGGCGTCTACTCGAGGTGAAGACCCAACTCAAGGGGCCTTACTCGACGGATGCGCTGGTCATCAACGGTCTCTCCGGATCGGAGGCGGTGTCGAGCCTCTTCTGTTTCAAAGTGGAACTTCTTGCCGAGGCGCTCCCCGAGGTTGACGTGCTCGACCTGAATGGTAAAGCGGTCAGTGTGAGCATGCAAACCGGCGACGGAGTGCGCTATTTCAACGGGATCATCAGAAGAATTGCTCGCGGAAGGGGTGAGCGGGCAGATCGCGGCCGTGGCTTTCGGCACTACCATGCGGAAGTAGTTCCTTGGATGTGGCTGCTTACGCAACGCGCGGGATGCCGCATCTTTCAGGACCTCACCGTCCCCGAGATCATCAAAAAGATCTTCGAGGAGTATAAGGGCGCCTTTAGCGATGTGGTCAAGTACGACGACGCCACGACTCCCGATCGTCATCTACCGCTGGATTACTGCGTTCAATATCGCGAGACCGACTTCAATTTCGTCTCGCGGCTCATGGAGCAGGAAGGCATCTGTTACTACTTCGAGCACGATGATCAGGGCCACAAGCTGATATTCAGCGACACGCAAACGTCCTTTATTCCCATAAGCGGTAAGAGCACCATACTGTTCGAGCCAGATCAAGGTTACGGTGAACGCGAGGACGTGATCTCGGATTGGGAGCACGCCTGGAATCTAAAGCCGGGCAAGTACGTGATGAGAGATCATCATTTCGAACTCCCCGCCGACCCGTTGGAGGTGATTGAGAAGGACGGTTTCCTCGAGATGTATGACTATCCCGGCGAGTTCACAGCACGTTTCAACAAACCTGGGGATCGCTTGGACAAGGTGAAACAGGAGGGTGAGAAATTGGTAAGAGTCCGCTTTGAGGAAGAACTGCAGGGCGGATTTAGCTATGGGGGGAGTTCAACTTGTCGAAATTTCTGTGCGGGCCGCACCTTCAAGCGGGACGACCCTTCAGACCGTTTGTCGATGGACACTTTTATTCTTCTCTCAGTGAATTTTTCCGCCGCGCAGACTCCCGATTACATCTCCGGAGGCCAGACTTCCGGCAATCCCTATCACAATAGTTTTGCCTGCATGCCTTTTGCGGGAGCCTATGGCAGCGCAATTCGGCCAAAGCGCTTTACGCCGAAGCCCATCATCGCCGGGCCGCAGACCGCGACAGTAACGGTTAAGAAGGGTGAAGACAGTTGGCTCGACAAGTTTGGACGTGTGCGGGTGAAGTTTCATTGGGACCGGGACCCGAATAACGATGAGACCTGTTCGTGTTGGGTGCGTGTTTCGCAACCTTGGGCCGGCACCAACTGGGGAGCGCACTTTTGGCCGCGCGTCGGCCAGGAGGTTGTGATCGAGTTTCTCGAAGGCGATCCCGATCGTCCGATCATAACCGGGTCCGTCTACAACCCTGCGAATATGCCGCCATATAAGCTGCCCGACAACTACACGCGCAGCGGCATCATCACGCGCAGCTCAAAGGATGGCGCCAGCAAGAATTTTAACGAGCTTCGATTCGAAGACAAGAAGGACCACGAACAATTATTTATGAATGCCGAACGCGACATGGATCAGCGCGTCGAGCATGATATGCGCGAGTTTGTAGCCTGCAACCAACACTTGATCGTTGGCGCCTCACAGTTCCAGGCGATTGGCGGGGAAAAGCACGAGCATGTGAAGAAGGACCACATGGAGAAGATTGATGGAGATGCCTCGCGAACCGTAGTCGGCGAGCACATGGAGAAAGTCTCAAAGGACTTTTCTCTTGCTATCGACGGTGATCGCAAGGAAAACGTCAAGGGGAAGATTTCGGTCCAGGCTCTCAATCGCCACGAGAAAATCAACCAGAGTTACGCGCTTGAAGCGGCACAAGAGATCCATCTCAAGTCCAATTTGAACGTCGTGATTGAAGGAGGAGTACAGCTCACGATCAAGGTGGGCGGCAATTTCGTCAGCATTAGTCCGGCAGGAGTCACGATTCAGGGAACAATGGTTTTAATCAACAGCGGTGGCGCGGCAGGCTCGGGTGGTGGTTCATCACCGTCGGACCCGAAGGCTCCGAAGGATGTAAAGGGTCCGCAGACCGCTGATGACGGATCGAAGGGCGGAGCTCTCTAA
- a CDS encoding protein-glutamine glutaminase family protein produces MPPAARVTDMHTCPMVTGVVPHVGGPILPPCAPTVLIGMLPAARVTDMATCVGPPDVIVKGSPTVLIGNLLAARMGDMTAHGGIIILGCPTVIIGEAGGGPPSAPIPAVSAPLVFALMAGEPDIAFKFPVDGCYARAHLMVQRMQNMGLKPGKVWTFSSDPANDPLWVDTPNHPDGKVEWGYHVAPTIPVENEDGTMQDMVVDPSMFDHPVTIEEWKDAQHDHPYVKQTAPGEPPIPSRGGSGYWPSSDPPEGADENAKETMEEYKRYEGTRGP; encoded by the coding sequence ATGCCTCCAGCAGCACGAGTCACCGACATGCATACTTGCCCGATGGTGACTGGCGTAGTGCCGCACGTCGGTGGGCCAATTCTGCCACCCTGTGCTCCGACTGTCTTGATCGGCATGCTTCCGGCAGCTCGAGTCACCGACATGGCCACATGTGTTGGTCCGCCAGATGTGATTGTGAAGGGCTCGCCAACGGTGTTGATCGGGAATTTGCTCGCTGCTCGCATGGGCGACATGACAGCTCACGGTGGAATAATCATCCTCGGCTGCCCGACTGTGATCATTGGTGAGGCCGGCGGCGGACCTCCTTCGGCCCCAATTCCAGCGGTTTCGGCACCGTTAGTCTTTGCGCTCATGGCCGGGGAGCCAGACATCGCGTTCAAGTTTCCGGTGGACGGTTGTTACGCGCGCGCTCATCTTATGGTACAGCGCATGCAGAATATGGGTCTCAAACCGGGGAAGGTGTGGACATTTTCCAGCGATCCGGCGAATGATCCATTATGGGTCGACACTCCGAACCATCCAGATGGCAAGGTTGAGTGGGGCTATCACGTGGCGCCAACCATTCCAGTGGAGAATGAAGACGGCACGATGCAGGATATGGTTGTCGATCCCTCGATGTTCGACCATCCAGTTACGATAGAAGAGTGGAAGGACGCCCAACACGATCATCCATATGTGAAGCAAACGGCCCCAGGAGAACCTCCCATTCCGTCTCGCGGTGGTTCGGGATATTGGCCATCAAGCGATCCGCCTGAGGGTGCAGACGAGAACGCCAAAGAGACCATGGAAGAATACAAACGCTATGAAGGTACTCGCGGTCCTTAG
- a CDS encoding class I SAM-dependent methyltransferase, translated as MSAIPQLQLETYPIRFGTEQHFSRLRELLSQMGYVQENMEGHFRMHHVGEAQFEVEARAIQDSPSFAVLAGLFLQGRSFDQAELHGLLGQELVDLLADLGLAGVENGRFAANVAMYATTGLYIVSDRWCGIDGKPFQPPPDVVYPAILGTTRGFLSSIPSTPCKRFLELCAGTGIAALLATRYGAEHAWAFDIAARSVHFAEFNRRLNGIPNVTNAQGDLYSPAKGRKFDRIVAHPPYVPVLEPKYVFYDGGQDGEQITRRMVQDLPNYLEEKGLFICVSLGTDRLNEPFEERIRKWLGEKSSEFDIGLFVRSEMEPAVQALNDVIRGKGSLEQVQRWKEVLKLLKIVSFVFGGMFIYRHGENRAGFTTRRTAGKSFGLKDIESVLEWERTVARGQDVDMLRTARLKASECRLNAAYVLRECNWALEKQHLLIDEPFKMELEAPGWTLELLAACDGSRSGEELFEMFRVKEMFEPGTSFSQFAEILRLLVSGGYAAIQQ; from the coding sequence ATGAGTGCAATTCCTCAATTACAGCTAGAGACTTATCCCATTCGCTTCGGAACCGAACAGCATTTTTCGCGATTACGGGAGCTGCTTTCACAGATGGGATATGTGCAAGAAAACATGGAAGGCCATTTTCGCATGCATCATGTAGGGGAAGCCCAGTTTGAAGTGGAGGCGCGTGCAATTCAGGACTCGCCTTCATTTGCTGTGCTTGCCGGATTGTTTCTGCAAGGAAGGAGCTTCGATCAAGCAGAACTTCACGGCCTTTTGGGGCAGGAATTGGTGGATTTACTGGCAGATTTGGGGCTCGCAGGAGTGGAAAACGGGCGCTTCGCAGCGAATGTCGCAATGTATGCGACAACTGGTCTCTACATCGTCTCCGACCGCTGGTGTGGGATCGATGGAAAACCGTTTCAACCACCGCCCGACGTCGTATATCCGGCCATCCTGGGCACAACGCGCGGATTTCTGTCTTCAATTCCTTCAACGCCCTGCAAGAGATTCCTCGAACTCTGCGCCGGGACGGGCATCGCAGCTCTCTTAGCGACACGATACGGAGCTGAGCATGCCTGGGCGTTCGATATCGCCGCTCGCAGCGTGCATTTCGCAGAATTCAACCGCCGCCTGAATGGGATTCCGAACGTAACCAATGCCCAAGGTGATCTTTATTCCCCTGCAAAGGGTCGCAAATTCGACCGCATCGTGGCGCATCCTCCGTACGTTCCCGTATTGGAACCCAAGTACGTTTTCTACGACGGTGGGCAGGACGGCGAGCAAATTACACGCCGCATGGTGCAGGACTTGCCCAATTACCTCGAGGAAAAGGGCTTGTTTATCTGCGTTTCGCTGGGCACGGACCGCTTGAACGAACCCTTTGAGGAGCGAATCCGAAAGTGGTTAGGTGAAAAGTCCAGCGAATTCGACATCGGTTTATTTGTGCGTAGCGAGATGGAACCGGCTGTCCAGGCACTGAATGACGTTATTCGCGGGAAAGGCTCATTGGAGCAGGTGCAGCGCTGGAAGGAGGTCTTGAAGCTGCTGAAGATCGTCAGCTTCGTCTTCGGTGGCATGTTTATCTACCGCCACGGCGAAAATCGCGCTGGATTTACGACCCGACGCACCGCTGGAAAGAGCTTCGGACTAAAGGACATTGAATCAGTCCTGGAATGGGAGCGTACAGTAGCGCGAGGTCAGGATGTGGACATGCTTCGCACGGCGCGCTTAAAGGCATCTGAGTGCCGTTTGAACGCCGCTTATGTCCTCCGGGAGTGCAATTGGGCGCTGGAAAAGCAGCACCTGCTGATTGACGAGCCATTCAAGATGGAACTCGAGGCACCCGGTTGGACGCTCGAATTGCTCGCAGCGTGTGACGGTAGTCGGTCCGGCGAGGAACTGTTCGAGATGTTTAGGGTGAAGGAGATGTTCGAACCGGGGACATCATTCAGCCAGTTTGCAGAGATTCTCCGGCTGCTGGTCTCAGGTGGCTACGCAGCCATCCAGCAATAA
- a CDS encoding DotU family type IV/VI secretion system protein, whose protein sequence is MPAKQISARKTNLAFCFQELLTATVRLRFNRQSAPKPDVFRAHMREAYRLATQEAESSGYQSDYVNIAGHAVMAFLDETVAISQNTAFSSWWISPLTKELFPEAPADAFYRDLEGLLSTIDSVEVGDTIEVMYLCLLLGYRGVLTSDRSGELSDFLDKISAKMLHIRGVRGSLVPDWGVPPEPIEPLPIGGARRLGIAAIAISAAICVIAFVASKFALLSGVADIRSLVR, encoded by the coding sequence ATGCCCGCCAAGCAAATCAGCGCGCGAAAGACGAACCTAGCTTTTTGCTTCCAGGAGCTTCTCACCGCCACCGTGAGGCTTCGCTTTAATCGGCAGTCTGCGCCTAAGCCAGATGTCTTCCGCGCCCACATGCGCGAAGCGTATCGCCTGGCTACGCAGGAGGCGGAGAGCAGCGGTTATCAGTCTGACTATGTGAACATCGCCGGACACGCAGTGATGGCCTTCCTGGATGAAACAGTCGCGATCTCGCAGAACACCGCTTTTTCCAGCTGGTGGATTTCGCCGCTGACGAAGGAACTCTTTCCGGAGGCTCCGGCAGATGCCTTCTACCGGGATCTCGAGGGTCTTCTCTCAACTATCGATTCGGTAGAAGTTGGAGACACAATTGAGGTTATGTATCTCTGTCTCCTACTGGGTTATCGCGGCGTCTTGACGAGTGATCGGTCGGGAGAGCTGTCGGATTTTCTCGACAAGATCAGCGCGAAGATGCTGCACATCCGCGGTGTTCGTGGATCACTCGTACCCGACTGGGGCGTGCCCCCTGAGCCGATTGAGCCTCTCCCCATTGGCGGAGCGCGTCGATTGGGTATCGCTGCGATAGCCATATCAGCGGCGATTTGCGTGATCGCTTTTGTAGCCAGCAAGTTCGCTTTGCTTTCCGGTGTGGCGGATATACGTTCGTTGGTGCGGTAA
- a CDS encoding ImcF-related family protein, with translation MLTNVITTAALILYLLLAWFVGSLMGLTGTRVWVLRAGLSLIGIVAAGTFLWFRRRLTQDALLRGANAAYFLDVDRLLNEAEGKLKAAKAGKLATFPIVYVLGESNTAKTTTIQHGGLHPELLAGEPERVGQIESTASINVWAAGGAIFIEAGGKISTDSQLWTYLLRRTQPAELSTSGLPPRALVICCDCERLKSKDSAIASGRRLSERLRDVEDTLGSSFPVYVLFTKLDQIAHFAEFARALSQEEAAQVLGVTLAREKVGEALFVGDEEALVNKAFDELTFALAEKRLEFLRRELLPEKLPSLYEFPREIRKLRDAVAHFLVEVSRPVNADAACFLRGFYFSGVRAVLISETVTPPKVSAAAASVAAATRMFNLEELNALTKPSGPAVQARKVPEWSFVSRLFTEVILRDDSALKIGQQSRVRSRAGAVLMFAVAAGLLFVAGLFGFSFLQNRNLQNDVLAASRALSGSPELSAGQLATVDQLRQLERLRSSLSAIENSERNGLPLYRHLGLYTGEQIKADALRIYFANFNKLLLHPTELSLTDQLNHLSPASGDDFGEAYKKLKAYLITTVNPEKSTADFLAPALAKIWAAGNAQDPELQSLAQAQFEFYSGHLPASNPLPQEADNAAVLHARGYLKQFNGMERIYQGMLVEAAKNNPEMDFNRRYAGSAQVVIDPHVVPGAFTRGGLTVMKEALSNPDRFYGAEEWVLGEASALSESKEELGEKLSDRYTKDYLNQWRDFLKAATVLRFSGVNDATNKLRLLSGNRSPLMQLFWVAAVNTKVDLPGAAKSFDAVQRVANGATEDHPIGAGVQSYLTSLNGLQGNLYALAAAPEGTDLTSALNSALLAAGAARSTVGQVAQGFLIDPDGHVDSQVRKLMEDPISAAEALVRRMAMAQRAAANPQR, from the coding sequence ATGTTGACCAATGTCATTACGACTGCCGCGCTGATTCTTTACCTGTTGCTGGCTTGGTTTGTCGGTTCTCTCATGGGGCTCACTGGCACGCGGGTATGGGTTTTGCGCGCTGGGCTTTCCCTTATCGGGATTGTCGCTGCTGGAACGTTCCTGTGGTTCCGGCGCCGCCTGACGCAGGATGCGCTGCTGCGCGGCGCAAACGCTGCATATTTCCTTGATGTGGACAGACTGCTCAACGAGGCAGAGGGCAAGCTGAAGGCAGCGAAGGCGGGAAAGCTTGCAACTTTCCCGATCGTGTACGTGTTAGGCGAATCGAATACTGCAAAGACCACAACCATCCAGCACGGCGGACTTCATCCCGAACTGCTAGCTGGGGAGCCGGAGCGAGTTGGTCAAATTGAGTCCACAGCCAGCATTAATGTCTGGGCCGCGGGTGGAGCGATCTTCATCGAGGCCGGAGGCAAGATCTCCACGGACTCGCAATTGTGGACATATCTGCTGCGCAGGACGCAACCGGCAGAACTTTCCACTTCGGGACTGCCACCACGCGCTTTAGTCATTTGTTGCGACTGCGAGCGACTCAAATCGAAAGACTCTGCGATCGCCTCCGGCCGCCGGCTTTCTGAACGCTTGCGCGACGTCGAAGACACTCTGGGCTCTTCTTTCCCGGTCTACGTGCTCTTTACCAAGCTGGACCAGATTGCCCACTTCGCCGAGTTTGCCCGCGCCCTTTCGCAGGAAGAAGCTGCACAAGTGCTGGGTGTAACTCTGGCGCGCGAGAAAGTTGGTGAGGCTCTATTTGTTGGAGATGAAGAAGCTTTGGTCAACAAGGCATTCGATGAGCTCACCTTTGCGCTCGCAGAAAAGCGCCTGGAGTTCCTGCGTCGCGAGCTTCTCCCGGAGAAGCTGCCATCGCTATATGAGTTTCCTCGTGAGATTCGCAAGCTCCGAGATGCCGTCGCGCACTTTCTAGTTGAGGTTTCGCGTCCCGTGAATGCGGACGCAGCCTGCTTCCTCCGTGGCTTCTACTTTTCCGGAGTACGGGCCGTGCTTATCTCCGAGACGGTCACGCCTCCGAAGGTGTCCGCTGCCGCAGCGTCTGTTGCCGCAGCTACGCGCATGTTTAACCTGGAAGAGCTCAACGCGCTGACCAAGCCATCCGGTCCGGCAGTACAGGCTCGCAAGGTTCCCGAGTGGAGCTTCGTCTCGCGATTGTTCACCGAGGTCATCCTTCGTGATGACTCGGCATTGAAGATCGGGCAGCAGAGCCGAGTTCGCAGCCGTGCCGGAGCGGTGCTCATGTTTGCCGTTGCAGCCGGTCTGCTGTTTGTAGCTGGGCTGTTTGGTTTTTCGTTTTTGCAAAACCGCAATCTGCAGAACGACGTGCTCGCGGCGTCGCGTGCTCTTTCGGGAAGTCCCGAACTTTCGGCCGGACAGTTGGCGACTGTGGATCAACTGCGCCAGCTGGAGCGCTTGCGCTCTTCGCTAAGTGCCATCGAAAACTCAGAGCGGAACGGTCTTCCGCTGTATCGGCACCTGGGGTTGTACACAGGCGAACAGATCAAGGCTGATGCTCTACGAATCTACTTCGCGAATTTCAACAAGCTCTTGCTGCATCCTACCGAGCTGTCATTGACCGATCAGCTCAATCATCTTTCTCCGGCTTCGGGAGACGATTTCGGAGAGGCCTACAAGAAACTCAAAGCGTACCTGATCACGACCGTGAATCCGGAGAAGAGCACAGCAGACTTTCTGGCTCCCGCGCTTGCCAAGATCTGGGCCGCCGGAAATGCTCAGGACCCAGAGCTTCAGTCGCTAGCGCAAGCTCAGTTCGAGTTTTATAGCGGGCATCTCCCGGCCTCGAATCCGCTGCCGCAAGAAGCAGACAACGCCGCGGTCCTTCACGCCCGAGGCTACCTGAAGCAATTCAATGGCATGGAACGCATCTACCAGGGCATGCTGGTGGAAGCTGCGAAGAACAATCCCGAAATGGATTTCAACCGCCGCTATGCCGGTTCAGCCCAGGTAGTGATCGATCCTCACGTAGTTCCCGGCGCCTTCACGCGCGGTGGACTCACCGTGATGAAAGAGGCTCTCAGCAACCCTGACAGGTTCTACGGCGCGGAGGAATGGGTGCTCGGAGAAGCCAGCGCGCTGAGCGAATCAAAGGAGGAGTTGGGGGAAAAGCTCAGCGACCGCTATACAAAGGATTATCTGAATCAATGGCGCGATTTCCTCAAGGCGGCAACGGTGTTGCGTTTTTCTGGAGTCAATGATGCGACCAATAAGCTGCGCCTGCTGTCAGGCAACCGATCCCCGCTCATGCAGCTCTTCTGGGTAGCAGCGGTAAACACCAAGGTCGATCTCCCAGGTGCAGCCAAGTCTTTTGACGCGGTGCAGCGCGTGGCTAATGGAGCCACGGAAGATCACCCCATCGGAGCCGGGGTACAGTCGTATCTGACCTCGCTGAATGGCCTGCAGGGAAACCTATATGCGCTGGCTGCCGCTCCCGAAGGGACCGACCTGACGAGCGCCTTGAATTCCGCCTTGTTAGCCGCGGGGGCCGCTCGCAGCACTGTGGGCCAGGTAGCGCAGGGATTCCTGATCGATCCGGACGGTCATGTGGATTCGCAGGTGCGCAAACTGATGGAAGACCCAATTTCAGCCGCCGAAGCGTTAGTCCGCAGGATGGCGATGGCTCAGAGGGCGGCAGCAAATCCTCAGAGGTAA